In Saprospiraceae bacterium, the sequence ATATGTCTTGCAAGATCCCAATGACCATGGAAAGCCCTGCAATCAAATCAATTCCAAAACAATACGCAGATGTTTTGGATACGACTGATATCGGTAATATACAATGGAGGAACTATTTTAGTGACCCCTACCTGGTAGATCTAATAGATACTGCCATTCAAAATAACCCTGAACTATACATCACCTTACAAGACATAGAGATCGCAAGGAATAAAATAATGATGAAAGATGGCCAGCTCCTGCCTCTGGTATCTGTAGGAGGCGGACTGGGGCTCGAAAAAGTTGGGCGTTATACCTCCTCAGGAGCCGGAGATGCATCTACAGAGATCACCCCCGGTAAAAAAGTACCTGATAATCTCACTGATATCAATATGGGATTGGCTGCGAGTTGGGAGGCGGATATATGGGGTAAGCTGCACAATGCGAAGAAGACTGCTTTTACCGAATATCTGGCGAGCAAGGAGGGTGAAAACTTTGTACTAACTAATCTTGTATCTGAAATAGCTAACAACTACTACGAATTGCTTGCATTGGATAATGAATTAGAAATTATAAGACAATCCATTCGCCTGCAGCAAAATCAATTGGAAATAGTCAAAGTACAAAAACAAGCGTCGGTGGTTAGCGAATTAGCAGTCAAACAATTTGAAGCTCAGTTGCTGAGTTCACAAGGTTTGGAGTATGAAACGCTCCAGAAAATCACCGAGACAGAAAACAATGTCAATTTTCTACTCGGCAGGTATCCCGTAAGAATCCAGCGGAATCCAGCTTCGCTGGACTCCCTGTTTCCACCCCAGGTACAATCCGGCATTCCATCTCAACTGCTCCGAAACCGCCCCGATATCAGGCAAGCAGAATTGGAGCTCACCGCAGCTAAACTAGATATTAAAACTGCCCAATTGGAGTTTTTACCTTCACTGGGGATTGGTGGTCGATTAGGCTTGCAATCGTTCAGTCCAGCCTATATTTACAAAATTCCAGAATCGCTGTTGTATTCCCTGGTAGGTGATCTGACAGGCCCGATCGTCAACCGTAAAGTATTGATGGCAGAGTTTAAAAACGCCAATGCCCGACAGATCCAAGCATTGTATAATTACCAAAAGACGATTCTGAATGGTTTTAGAGAAGTGTCCAATGAATTTTCCAATATCGATAATCTAAGTAAAATGTACAGTCTTAAATTTACAGAATCTGAAGTACAAAACCAGTCAATTGACATCGCTAACGACTTGTTTAAATCTGCTCGGGCAAATTATCTCGAGGTACTTACCGCCCAACGCGAAGCGTTAGAGACTAAACTGGAATTGGTTGAAATAAAAAAAGTACAATTGAATAATGTGGTTGGACTATACAGAGCTTTGGGGGGAGGGTGGAAATAACGATTACTGATTAACCATTTGAAAGCACTGCCCACATCATCGCCCTGCAAAATCCTGCATTAAAACATTCAGCAGCATATCCGCCACCGCCACCGCCGCCAGCAACACCACCACTAATGCGACTACCCGGATAATCCCGATCGTAATCAAGAATATGCGGATGCTCTGCCCACATGGTACGGCTATAACCATGTTTGATCAGTTCCTGCATGACTGCAAACATATTGACTTGGCCTTCGTCGATAAAACACTCCGTGTATTTATTGTATTGCTCCTGCGAGATCACATTTCGGTAATGCATATGGTTGATTCGATCACGGGAAGCAAAATATTTACACACTTCTACAGGGTCTTCACCCATCTCTTTAGTCACACCACAATCAAAGGTGATCCCATTGGATGGACTGTCTACGATAGTTATCAGCCGCTTGAGGCCGGCCAGGTTAGCCAGGATCTGGTCAGAGCCATGACTCTGTTGTGAGACCGGGTCATTGGGATGACAGGCCATACGAACTCCTGCTTTTTCTGCTACGGGTATCACGGCTTTGAGAAAATATTCAAGATTGGCCCAGATCTCATCTGCTTTTCGTATCCCGATCTCCGGTTTGGCAGGAAGGTCTTTTACTTTGCTGTAATCAAAACCAGTGATGCCAGAACCTCCCCTACCTTCCACTTCAAAATAACCATCTGTCAGTCTGTCGACATACCAATTGTATTCCACATTCGCGAGGCCGCAGCGACCTGCGACTTTGAGGGATTCGATGATTTTATTTATTTCTTCATCGCGATTAGGCCTGGCGAGTATGATATCAGCACCTACGACATACATCAGGTTGTAGAGCGTAAGTCCGTTGTTCTTAAAATTGTCCATATAGCCCCGGAGGTCTGATTCGACCCACTGACCTGGTAATGCTACTGAGCTGACATAATTTATCCCTATTTGTTTGAGTCGACGCATAGATTTTTCGTCGGTATTGACGCGAAGGCCTGAAACCATTTTGGGTGTTGAGGGTCCTTCCGATAGAGGCCACTGCTTGTTCTTTTTAGGCTTAGAGTTGAGAAACGCTAGTTCCGAATTAGGCAGCAGCGGCCAAACAGCTAATGAAGATGAATTTTTAATGAAGTCTCGACGGTTATTATACATGAATTATAGTTTATGGTGTATAACGAATA encodes:
- a CDS encoding efflux transporter outer membrane subunit, yielding MKIIKYLILCLTMGIHMSCKIPMTMESPAIKSIPKQYADVLDTTDIGNIQWRNYFSDPYLVDLIDTAIQNNPELYITLQDIEIARNKIMMKDGQLLPLVSVGGGLGLEKVGRYTSSGAGDASTEITPGKKVPDNLTDINMGLAASWEADIWGKLHNAKKTAFTEYLASKEGENFVLTNLVSEIANNYYELLALDNELEIIRQSIRLQQNQLEIVKVQKQASVVSELAVKQFEAQLLSSQGLEYETLQKITETENNVNFLLGRYPVRIQRNPASLDSLFPPQVQSGIPSQLLRNRPDIRQAELELTAAKLDIKTAQLEFLPSLGIGGRLGLQSFSPAYIYKIPESLLYSLVGDLTGPIVNRKVLMAEFKNANARQIQALYNYQKTILNGFREVSNEFSNIDNLSKMYSLKFTESEVQNQSIDIANDLFKSARANYLEVLTAQREALETKLELVEIKKVQLNNVVGLYRALGGGWK
- a CDS encoding mannonate dehydratase, which translates into the protein MYNNRRDFIKNSSSLAVWPLLPNSELAFLNSKPKKNKQWPLSEGPSTPKMVSGLRVNTDEKSMRRLKQIGINYVSSVALPGQWVESDLRGYMDNFKNNGLTLYNLMYVVGADIILARPNRDEEINKIIESLKVAGRCGLANVEYNWYVDRLTDGYFEVEGRGGSGITGFDYSKVKDLPAKPEIGIRKADEIWANLEYFLKAVIPVAEKAGVRMACHPNDPVSQQSHGSDQILANLAGLKRLITIVDSPSNGITFDCGVTKEMGEDPVEVCKYFASRDRINHMHYRNVISQEQYNKYTECFIDEGQVNMFAVMQELIKHGYSRTMWAEHPHILDYDRDYPGSRISGGVAGGGGGGGYAAECFNAGFCRAMMWAVLSNG